The following are from one region of the Corylus avellana chromosome ca1, CavTom2PMs-1.0 genome:
- the LOC132167480 gene encoding probable receptor-like protein kinase At1g11050, producing MKQVAFLLLFSLCFLSVTSAAPAPPPSPTTCPMDLNYVLRIPWNTSLCKQFQPRPTSQYESNRTTSCCQSLLSLFGVALAQHLKETSLFQLPDLPTSNSCLQDFQSKLTDLSLASNLVSSCFDPLQFVISSNICAHIESTQDWVSKLGSSTALDSGCRADLTDLSSCDACLSAGLQVQRDLISIDGNSSQAKATDCFYFTILYAAGIVNKLGPESDGAVSCIFGLALNSQVGSSSKGHSSLVFGLTGAGVAVLVMSCLLGFYFWFDRSWRRKKKKYALGGNLGNGYDLEERGSSRPRVRPNTGSIWFKLEELEKATNNFSQKNFIGRGGFGLVYKGVLQDETVVAVKKIIESEIQGDVEFCNEVEIISNLKHRNLVPLRGCCVVDGDEAYDERRNQRYLVYDYMPNGNLENHLFPLADGGMGEKKLLTWPQRKSIILDVAKGLAYLHYGVKPAIYHRDIKATNILLDADFRARVADFGLAKQSTEGQSHLTTRVAGTHGYLAPEYALYGQLTEKSDVYSFGVVILEIMCGRKALDLSSGSPQAFLLTDWAWSLVKAGKVEQAFDASLLKDGGDSVNSNPKSIMERFLLVGILCAHVMVALRPTIIDTLRMLEGDIEVPPIPDRPMPLAHPSLYGNGNTFSISPALSGPKLHSGDMLR from the coding sequence ATGAAACAAGTtgcttttctgcttcttttttcACTCTGTTTCCTCTCTGTAACCTCTGCAGCCCCTGCCCCTCCTCCTTCTCCGACGACATGCCCGATGGACCTCAACTATGTCCTGAGAATCCCATGGAACACTTCGCTCTGCAAACAGTTTCAGCCCAGACCCACCTCCCAATACGAATCCAACAGAACAACATCATGCTGCCAAAGCCTCCTCTCCCTCTTCGGCGTAGCACTTGCCCAACACCTCAAAGAAACGTCTCTGTTCCAACTCCCCGACCTCCCCACCTCCAATTCTTGTCTCCAAGATTTCCAATCCAAGCTCACCGACCTCTCCCTCGCCTCCAATCTCGTCTCCTCTTGCTTCGACCCTCTGCAGTTTGTCATCAGCAGCAACATCTGCGCCCACATAGAGTCTACGCAAGACTGGGTCAGCAAGCTCGGCTCCAGCACTGCTCTGGACTCCGGTTGCCGGGCGGACCTCACTGATCTCTCTTCCTGTGACGCCTGCTTGTCGGCCGGCCTCCAGGTTCAGCGGGATTTGATTTCGATTGACGGTAATTCCTCTCAGGCCAAAGCTACGGATTGCTTTTACTTTACTATTCTTTATGCTGCTGGTATTGTGAATAAGCTTGGACCCGAAAGCGATGGCGCTGTGTCGTGTATTTTCGGTTTAGCGCTTAATTCGCAAGTGGGTTCCTCGAGTAAGGGACATTCTAGTCTTGTTTTTGGGTTAACAGGAGCTGGGGTTGCGGTTTTGGTCATGTCCTGTTTGTTGGGATTTTACTTCTGGTTTGATAGGAgttggaggaggaagaagaaaaagtatgCTTTGGGGGGTAATTTGGGAAATGGGTATGATTTGGAAGAACGAGGGTCTTCTAGGCCGCGTGTGAGGCCGAATACCGGCTCGATTTGGTTCAAACTTGAGGAGCTTGAGAAGGCAACTAACAATTTCTCGCAGAAGAATTTCATCGGCCGAGGCGGGTTTGGGTTGGTTTATAAAGGGGTTTTACAGGATGAAACTGTGGTTGCTGTGAAGAAGATTATAGAATCTGAGATTCAAGGAGATGTTGAGTTTTGCAATGAGGTTGAGATTATCAGCAATTTGAAGCACCGGAATCTTGTTCCCCTTAGAGGGTGTTGTGTGGTTGATGGGGATGAAGCATATGATGAGAGGAGAAATCAGAGGTACCTTGTGTATGATTACATGCCTAATGGCAATCTTGAGAACCATCTGTTTCCCTTGGCTGATGGTGGAATGGGGGAGAAGAAACTATTGACATGGCCTCAGAGGAAAAGCATAATCTTGGATGTTGCAAAGGGGTTAGCTTATTTACACTATGGAGTTAAGCCTGCAATATATCATAGAGATATCAAGGCCACAAACATACTATTGGACGCCGATTTCAGAGCAAGAGTGGCTGATTTTGGGCTTGCAAAGCAGAGCACGGAAGGCCAGTCTCATCTCACAACCAGAGTTGCTGGAACACATGGCTACTTGGCCCCGGAATACGCGCTTTACGGACAGCTGACTGAGAAGAGTGACGTTTATAGTTTTGGAGTCGTCATTTTGGAGATAATGTGTGGGAGAAAAGCTCTTGATTTGTCATCAGGGTCACCACAAGCGTTTCTGCTAACAGATTGGGCTTGGTCACTGGTAAAAGCTGGAAAAGTAGAACAGGCTTTTGATGCCTCTTTGTTGAAAGATGGGGGGGATTCTGTGAATTCAAATCCAAAGAGCATAATGGAGAGATTTTTGCTTGTTGGAATCTTGTGTGCTCATGTAATGGTTGCCTTGAGGCCAACCATTATAGACACCTTGAGAATGTTGGAAGGAGATATTGAGGTTCCACCAATTCCGGATCGACCGATGCCCCTGGCGCACCCTTCACTTTATGGCAATGGCAATACTTTCAGCATATCACCGGCGCTAAGCGGGCCAAAATTACATAGTGGGGACATGCTCAGGTAA